From the Streptomyces sp. Tu 2975 genome, one window contains:
- a CDS encoding XdhC/CoxI family protein has protein sequence MRHVIEQAADWQRTGVRFAMATVVRTWGSAPHGPGASMLVSEDGRIAGSVSGGCVEAAVCASAEEVLAGAPPAVERWGVGDENAFAVGLTCGGTIEVLIREIGAEVPLAKVAADAAAGVPVALVTPFEGGGCLVVGGGTVYGTLGGPREDRAAALAAERMLGRGTSGPVPRGEDFDGDAGCAPDRDLLVQSFAPPSRLLLFGATEFARPLADIGAVLGHHVTVCDARPAFAVAERFPGADEVVADRPDRWLGPRAGSLGPLAAVCVLTHDNRFDVPVLTLALRSRAGYVGALGSRRTHEDRLGRLRAAGLSEAELARLRSPIGLDLGGREPGETAVSIMAEIVAARRGGSGLPLTRRTGPVHTP, from the coding sequence ATGCGACACGTCATCGAGCAGGCGGCCGACTGGCAGCGGACCGGTGTCCGCTTCGCGATGGCGACCGTCGTACGGACCTGGGGCTCGGCCCCGCACGGGCCGGGCGCCTCCATGCTCGTGAGTGAGGACGGGCGCATCGCGGGCAGCGTCTCCGGCGGCTGCGTGGAGGCCGCCGTCTGCGCGAGCGCCGAGGAGGTCCTGGCGGGTGCCCCGCCCGCCGTGGAGCGCTGGGGCGTCGGCGATGAGAACGCCTTCGCGGTGGGCCTGACCTGCGGCGGAACCATTGAGGTACTGATCCGCGAGATCGGCGCGGAGGTGCCGCTCGCCAAGGTCGCGGCGGACGCGGCGGCCGGTGTCCCGGTGGCTCTGGTCACTCCGTTCGAAGGCGGCGGCTGCCTGGTCGTGGGCGGCGGGACGGTGTACGGCACGCTCGGCGGCCCGCGGGAGGACCGGGCCGCCGCCCTGGCCGCGGAGCGGATGCTCGGCCGTGGGACGAGCGGGCCGGTGCCCCGCGGCGAGGACTTCGACGGCGACGCGGGGTGCGCGCCGGACCGGGACCTGCTGGTGCAGTCCTTCGCCCCGCCGTCGCGGCTCCTGCTCTTCGGGGCCACCGAGTTCGCCCGCCCGCTCGCGGACATCGGGGCGGTGCTCGGTCACCACGTGACCGTCTGCGACGCAAGGCCCGCGTTCGCGGTCGCCGAGCGTTTCCCGGGCGCGGACGAGGTCGTGGCGGACCGGCCAGACCGCTGGCTCGGTCCGCGCGCCGGCTCGCTCGGACCACTGGCCGCGGTGTGCGTGCTCACCCACGACAACCGCTTCGACGTGCCGGTTCTCACCCTCGCCCTGCGCAGCCGGGCGGGATATGTGGGTGCGCTGGGCAGCCGCCGTACGCATGAGGACCGTCTCGGGCGGCTGCGTGCCGCGGGTCTGAGCGAGGCCGAGCTCGCCCGGCTGCGCTCTCCCATCGGCCTGGACCTCGGCGGGCGGGAGCCTGGGGAGACGGCCGTGTCGATCATGGCCGAGATCGTGGCGGCGCGTCGTGGGGGCAGCGGCCTGCCGCTCACCCGGCGAACCGGACCCGTGCACACCCCGTGA
- a CDS encoding xanthine dehydrogenase family protein subunit M → MKPSPFDYTAPSTVGEAVALLADGTREAKVLAGGQSLIPMLNMRLARPELLVDITRIPELDRLQADDTGALHIGAAVRQSRAAADSEVRDGWPLLAAAIGHIGHPQIRSRGTVCGSLAHHDPAAELPTAALALDAHFVIAGPRGTRTVTAADFFVATFATAVEPDELLTEVVFPAPPAGHGWAFEELTRRHGDFATVGVAVVLERNAALDTVRTARVVFCGAGPVPVRLTAAEAALAGTDAGPDALAAAARAALDGLDPAGDVHATAEHRRETAAHLLARACTTAWERC, encoded by the coding sequence TTGAAACCCTCGCCCTTCGACTACACCGCCCCCAGCACCGTCGGGGAGGCGGTCGCCCTCCTCGCCGACGGGACACGGGAGGCCAAGGTCCTGGCCGGCGGCCAGTCCCTGATCCCCATGCTGAACATGCGGCTCGCCCGGCCCGAGCTGCTGGTCGACATCACCCGCATCCCCGAGCTGGACCGGCTGCAGGCGGACGACACCGGGGCCCTGCATATCGGCGCCGCCGTACGCCAGTCACGTGCAGCCGCCGACAGCGAGGTACGGGACGGATGGCCTCTGCTCGCCGCCGCGATCGGGCACATCGGACACCCCCAGATCCGCAGCCGTGGCACGGTCTGCGGGAGCCTCGCCCACCATGACCCGGCCGCCGAACTGCCCACCGCGGCACTGGCCCTGGACGCACACTTCGTCATCGCCGGCCCCCGCGGCACGCGCACGGTCACCGCCGCGGACTTCTTCGTCGCCACCTTCGCCACCGCCGTCGAACCGGACGAACTCCTCACCGAGGTGGTCTTCCCCGCCCCACCCGCCGGCCACGGCTGGGCCTTCGAGGAACTGACCCGCCGGCACGGCGACTTCGCCACCGTCGGCGTCGCCGTGGTCCTCGAGCGCAACGCCGCCCTGGACACCGTGCGCACCGCCCGCGTCGTCTTCTGCGGCGCCGGCCCCGTCCCCGTACGTCTCACCGCGGCCGAGGCCGCTCTCGCCGGCACCGACGCCGGCCCGGACGCCCTCGCCGCCGCTGCCCGCGCCGCCCTGGACGGCCTCGATCCCGCAGGGGACGTCCACGCCACCGCCGAGCACCGGCGCGAGACGGCCGCCCATCTCCTCGCCCGCGCCTGCACCACCGCCTGGGAGCGCTGCTGA
- a CDS encoding TetR family transcriptional regulator gives MDAENKRRPGSHDPEGNRRAVLEAARRLFGAHGYKGVGIRAIAAEAGVTPGLVMAYFGTKDGLFREVVGGGTGVSEEVLSAAARDTDDLPGALARTYLDRWDRLPPQDPWPALIRSAVGHAPSAELLRTILEKQVGEPLTRLLGASPEAEVRAALVRSVLFGVIMERYLFAHEPAASVPTAALAPALADVLATAFGGAGALSSPLMPPPDASRPRRTCPEASRDEPLSGGLPAGSPDRETAPPFPEDDDSPSSLFAGLSDIAARHRTVLGRTVRAYGISLPAYHVLAALRDVGEPYRRTTGDVAAAVGGGPGGLTQHADRLEAAGLVRRERDRDDRRIVHLFLTPEGVELADRIRGVRADQERELLAGLSLAERRQLTVLLTALGRTLGAGVPER, from the coding sequence GTGGACGCAGAGAACAAGCGGAGGCCAGGTTCGCACGACCCGGAGGGCAATCGGCGGGCGGTGCTGGAGGCAGCCAGGCGGCTCTTCGGCGCCCATGGCTACAAAGGTGTGGGCATCCGGGCCATCGCGGCCGAAGCGGGGGTCACGCCGGGTCTGGTGATGGCCTACTTCGGTACGAAGGACGGCCTCTTCCGCGAGGTCGTCGGCGGCGGGACGGGCGTGAGCGAAGAGGTTCTCTCGGCAGCGGCCCGCGACACGGACGACCTGCCGGGCGCCCTCGCACGGACCTATCTCGACCGGTGGGACCGGCTGCCGCCGCAGGACCCGTGGCCGGCGCTGATCCGCTCGGCGGTCGGTCACGCGCCGAGCGCCGAGCTCCTCCGCACTATCCTGGAGAAGCAGGTCGGCGAGCCGCTGACCCGGCTGCTCGGAGCGTCTCCCGAGGCCGAGGTGCGCGCCGCCCTCGTCCGCAGCGTCCTGTTCGGCGTGATCATGGAGCGTTATCTCTTCGCCCACGAGCCGGCCGCGTCCGTACCGACCGCCGCCCTCGCGCCGGCGCTGGCCGATGTCCTCGCCACCGCCTTCGGCGGCGCCGGTGCGCTGTCCTCTCCCCTGATGCCGCCGCCCGATGCATCCCGGCCGCGCCGGACCTGCCCGGAGGCCTCGCGGGACGAGCCTCTGTCCGGCGGCCTACCGGCCGGGTCCCCCGACCGCGAAACGGCGCCGCCCTTTCCCGAGGACGACGACTCCCCTTCGTCGCTGTTCGCCGGGCTGAGCGACATCGCGGCGCGCCATCGGACGGTCCTCGGCCGCACTGTGCGCGCTTACGGCATCAGCCTGCCCGCCTATCACGTGCTCGCCGCCCTCCGGGACGTCGGCGAGCCCTACCGGCGGACCACGGGCGACGTCGCCGCGGCTGTCGGGGGCGGGCCGGGCGGTCTCACTCAGCACGCCGACCGTCTGGAGGCGGCCGGTCTCGTCCGGCGCGAGCGCGACCGGGACGACCGCCGGATCGTCCATCTCTTCCTCACGCCCGAAGGTGTGGAGCTCGCCGACCGCATCCGCGGCGTCCGCGCCGACCAGGAGCGCGAGCTGCTGGCCGGGCTGTCCCTCGCGGAGCGGCGGCAGCTCACCGTGCTGCTCACGGCCCTCGGGAGAACGCTGGGGGCCGGTGTCCCGGAGCGGTGA
- a CDS encoding (2Fe-2S)-binding protein: MTPSVPARPAPPAPPQGRRSAVTAADTEGTSEGVPLRPRTPPLAEPSAWHTLRLTVNGEPVTAQVESRLLLSDFLRDRLRLTGTHVGCEHGVCGACTVLLDGEPVRTCLTLAVQCEGADVRTVESLAPGDGPLTTVQRAFHECHGMQCGFCTPGFVMTATALTERPERPDEPQVADALSGHLCRCTGYRNIRRAVCQALDERFGK; the protein is encoded by the coding sequence ATGACCCCCTCCGTCCCTGCCCGTCCCGCACCCCCCGCACCGCCGCAGGGCCGCCGCTCCGCGGTCACCGCGGCGGACACGGAAGGTACCTCCGAAGGCGTGCCGCTCCGCCCCCGCACCCCACCGCTCGCCGAGCCCTCCGCCTGGCACACCCTGAGGCTCACGGTCAACGGCGAGCCCGTCACCGCGCAGGTCGAATCGCGGCTGCTGCTCAGCGACTTCCTGCGCGACCGGCTCCGGCTCACCGGCACCCACGTCGGCTGCGAGCACGGGGTGTGCGGCGCCTGCACCGTCCTCCTCGACGGCGAACCGGTACGCACCTGCCTGACCCTGGCCGTGCAGTGCGAAGGGGCCGATGTGCGCACCGTGGAGAGCCTCGCCCCCGGCGACGGTCCGCTCACCACCGTGCAGCGCGCCTTCCACGAGTGCCACGGCATGCAATGCGGCTTCTGCACGCCCGGGTTCGTCATGACGGCGACCGCTCTGACCGAGCGGCCCGAGCGGCCCGACGAGCCACAGGTCGCCGACGCACTGAGCGGCCATCTGTGCCGGTGCACGGGCTACCGCAACATCCGCCGTGCCGTGTGCCAGGCACTCGACGAGCGATTCGGGAAGTGA